A single region of the Brassica rapa cultivar Chiifu-401-42 chromosome A03, CAAS_Brap_v3.01, whole genome shotgun sequence genome encodes:
- the LOC103856629 gene encoding 1-aminocyclopropane-1-carboxylate oxidase homolog 12-like produces MVTKNSVEFDPYIERKAFDETQEGVKGLVDAKITQVPRIFHIPQGSLTDKKPSVSDLEIPIIDFASVHVDPSSREAVVEKVKHAAEKWGFFQVINHGIPLNVLKEIEDGGRRFHEEDPEVKKRYFSRDFNKKKFVYNSNFDLYSASPSVNWRDAFSCYMAPDPPPPEDLPVACRDAMMEYTKHVMNLGDLLFELLSEALGLESETLKNMDCLKSLLMICNYYPPCPQPDLTMGISQHSDNSFLTILLQDNIGGLQILHQDSWVDVSPIPGALVINMGDFLQLITNDKFVSANHRVPANREGPRVSIASFFSSSALPNSTVYGPMKELVTEENPPKYKDITIKEYTEGYFEKGLDGTSYLSNIRI; encoded by the exons ATGGTGACCAAAAACTCTGTTGAATTCGATCCGTATATCGAACGAAAGGCTTTCGATGAGACGCAAGAAGGAGTCAAAGGGCTTGTCgatgccaaaatcacccaagtCCCACGTATCTTCCACATCCCACAAGGTTCCTTGACCGACAAGAAACCCTCTGTTTCAGACCTAGAGATCCCTATCATCGACTTTGCAAGCGTTCACGTGGACCCATCGTCACGTGAAGCCGTCGTGGAGAAGGTCAAACACGCGGCGGAGAAGTGGGGATTCTTCCAGGTGATCAATCATGGTATTCCTTTGAACGTTCTTAAAGAGATTGAAGATGGTGGTCGTAGGTTTCACGAGGAAGATCCTGAGGTCAAGAAACGATATTTCTCGCGTGATTTCAACAAGAAAAAATTCGTGTACAATAGTAACTTCGATCTATACAGTGCTTCTCCTTCTGTTAATTGGAGAGATGCTTTCTCTTGTTACATGGCTCCAGATCCTCCACCTCCTGAGGATCTCCCAGTGGCTTGCAG GGATGCTATGATGGAATACACAAAGCATGTGATGAATTTAGGTGATTTGCTATTTGAGCTTCTTTCAGAAGCACTAGGTTTGGAATCTGAGACCTTGAAAAACATGGACTGCTTGAAGAGTTTGCTTATGATCTGCAATTATTACCCACCTTGTCCGCAACCTGACCTAACTATGGGGATAAGTCAGCACTCTGACAACTCTTTCCTCACCATTCTTCTTCAAGACAACATCGGCGGTCTTCAAATTCTTCATCAAGATTCTTGGGTCGATGTCTCTCCTATTCCAGGAGCTCTTGTCATCAACATGGGAGATTTCTTGCag CTGATAACAAACGATAAATTTGTGAGCGCCAACCATAGAGTGCCTGCGAACAGAGAAGGGCCAAGGGTTTCAATAGCGAGCTTTTTCAGCTCAAGTGCACTCCCTAATTCAACAGTTTATGGACCAATGAAAGAGCTTGTGACCGAGGAAAACCCTCCAAAATACAAAGACATAACCATTAAAGAATACACAGAAGGATATTTTGAGAAAGGTCTGGATGGAACATCCTATCTGTCGAATATTAGGATATGA